A window of Schistocerca serialis cubense isolate TAMUIC-IGC-003099 chromosome 1, iqSchSeri2.2, whole genome shotgun sequence genomic DNA:
GAATAGTTCTTTTGAGATGGAGTCAGCATATTTTATGCATAGCCATCAGTTATTTAACACTGTCATCATTCCTATGCACCAGCACTACACCAATGCCATATGGAGAGGCATCCTTGGACAAATACAGTGGATGTGATGGAGAAAGGCTGTAAGGCAGGGTGATGAGCGCACCATAGGCTTCAACAATGTGAAATCTTGCTCACATGCAGCTGCCCACCTGTACTGAATGCCATTCTTCTGCAACTGGTTTATCAGCTGCATAATGCGGGCTGCTTGCGGTAGGAACTTGGAGTAATAGTTCACCTTTCCCAGAAAGTTATGCTGCTCCTATAAGTTCTTGAACAGGAGAGAAAGTCAATAGCTGCAACACTGTAATCAGTGGGTTGGATACCTTCTTTGTTGAGCAAGTTTACAATGTATTCCAATTACTGCTCCTGAAAAAGCTGTCatttgtgtaagtggcagttaagcCTTATGCCATGCAATGTTGTAAATAGGGCTTGAAGGTTGCACAGACAGTCTTGACAAGCAGTACCTGTGACAGCTAAATAATCTAGATGGTTAGTGCAAGCAGGGTGGACATGGTTAACTGTTCCAGGTATCTTTGAAGATTTCCAGAGCAGAATAGATCCCAAAAGAAAAGGTCTTGTATTTTTATAAGCCAATGTGTCATGTATTAGCTGCTATATGTTGTGAGTCCTCATCCAGTGGGATCTGTGAATATGTGTCAGCAAAATATATGTTAGAAAAATAGTCACCCCTGACAAGCTTTGTGAAGCAGCATTCTAGATGTGGTGTAGAGTAGGGTTCCATTTATGCCTAGGCTCTGATTGGTGATTTAAAATCTCTACAAAGCCAGATGGAGCCATTGGGTTTCTTGATAACTACCAAATGTGTGACCCAACTGATAGCTTTAACAGGTTCAGTCACCCCAGTTTCTTGCAGAAGACTGAGTTCCTCCTCTACAGCCATCTGCAAGGAGACTAGACTGGGTCAAGCTCAATGAAAATGGGGCCTTGCATTGGGACACAAAGAGGCATGAGCCTGGAAATCTGTGGCACACCCTATGTCAGGTTCAAAAATGTTGATGAATCAAGACATCAGCATCTGGGAAGTGATTTATAAGCATTTCATCTCCCTGGGGCACAACGTGGCATCCAGAGACCACTGCTACCTTAGCTTGAGCAATGAGGTACTCATTTACTGCCTGCAGGATTTCAAAAGAGTGCACAATTTTCAAAACATCATCCAAGAACGGGTTGTCCAGCTTGAGGGCTGGCAAGTGTACTTCTGGAACAGTAACTGGACTACAGTGTCCTGAATTAGAGAGTCGACATACGAAGTTTGGCAAGTTGTTTttgcacaactgaaatcactatgGCAAACTCAGTCCCTGTAAATCAGTCATCTAGGAGCGATACAACTGACCTGGTTGTTGGTGATGATGAAATTTGAATCATGATGTGACCACATGGAAATATTATGAATAATAATGCAGAAGCAACATGCACATCTCCTGGAATATGAGTGCAATTGGGTTTGAGAGGGTACCCAATTTCTTCAGtaagaaaaatttttttgagaaagaCTAAAGAAGGAAGAGCAATCATTGTAGAGCATCATCAAAACCTCAAAAATTGATCAAAACCTCAAAAATTGGTGAACTGCTGTTTCAGCCACTGTAAATACATGCCCCAGTCTTATTTGCCATTGTTGAAAGGCGGAAATGTGGGTGGGTGGCTCTCTGCTTGAGAAGTAACCACTGCCTATATTGGGGGGGTACTCTAAACCTGCAGGTGATCCTTCAAAAGTTGAATTTCTTGCTGGATCAGTTTGCTGTTGGAACTACTGTTATAATTACTGTTCCACAAATAGATATCGCTGTTGCTTTTACTGTTCCGTGAGTTGCATGAGCTTTGCATCCATGAGAGGCTGCTAATCTTCTAcctcatcaccaattatgatgaCTGAGACTCAACAGGAAATCAGGAATGACCAAAAAGACTCCTGAGGCTGGACCAATTGGCCATGGGTTCATCAGCAGAGGTTCACTGAATGTGCACATAATGACAACAGCAAGAGGAAGACAGACAATAGTCATGGCATGGCAGAACAAAAAAGTCCAATTAGTAATCTGAGGATGAAAACCTAACATATAGTGAAATCTGAGACCAAAAAAACAGTGTGCACGAGAATCAAAAAAGACCATAGTGAGTGCACAAGAAGGCAGAGCAATGACGATGCTAGATTTATAGTACTTCCATGAGCACTATGTGGCTGCCAAGAGGAATATGACTCTGCAGCCATGGCTGCAGTGGTGATACTATTGCTCACAGATGTAGTAGTTCCATCTAGTAATTGTGGTCAAGTTCCATCCCCTCTGCCAGTCTTTCGAGGTTGCTGGACCAGGTTACCAAATTTGTTAGCTATAAAAAATACTCCTTGTTTACAGAAATGGACGGTGTCGTCTTATCAGGTGGTTCCCTGGATTCTGGATGCTGCTATTCTTGTGCTGTGGTGTTTCTGGTGGTAAACTACTTGTTGGGCAGTATTTTTTCCATTTTAGGCATTTGTACTTCACCAGCTACCACACCATTTTTATTTCGCTGGAGCACTGATTGTTCCAGGCAGGCTTGTTTGTATAAGGTGAATGCACATGATTTGTACAAGAActaattttaattaatgaagagAGCCCACTGCATACTTTCTCCTTGCCTTTACTGTTCAAGTGAAAACTATGACTCATGAATTTATCACATGACAGTCtttcaatttcagaattcatggatATTCTGTTTTTGTTGCACAAATTTGCAGTAAATGATGATTAACTAAGTTGATTTCTTATTGATATGTTCTTTGTTGAATATTTTAGCAGTTGGGCATAAAATTATGCTTGTCTTATTACTGAGATGAAGAACACTCCCTAAAACATTAatcagtgtttcaagaatgttgttATATTAGTCATaagtattaaacttcctggcagattaaaactgtgtgccggaccgagactcaaactcaggacctttgcctttcgtgggcaagcgctctaccagctgagctacccaagcacgactcacgccccgtcctcacagctttacttctgccagtaccttgtctcctatcttccaaagcttctgtaaagtttggaaggtaggagacgaggtactggcagaagtaaagctgtgaggacagggcgtgagttgtgcttgggtagctcagttggtagagcacttgcctgcgaaaggcaaaggttccgagttcgagtctcaatccaacacacagttttaatctgcctggaagtttcatatcagcgcacactccactgcagagtgaaaatctcattcctgtCATAAGTATTGTTTGACTGAACCATTAATATAACATTATGACTCACAACAAACACTTATAATAATTTatgaattatattaaaaatttatggaGAGGAGCATTTGGCTTAATAAAACTTTTAATGGAATAATATGAATCAAATCCTTTCTCCAGTATGCTTCTACAGCACCTAAACTGACTATCACTCACTAACAAAACTTTCGGTTTCCATGCTGTATTTCATGACTTGTATCTTTGTTTCACATGATTGTACTCTCATTAAAATTATTCTATGATTAACATCTCAGCAAGTTGATTGATAGTGGCCAGCTGCCATCCAACTGTGGTCCATTCTTGAGCATCAAGTGATAGCTGCGTTGCCTGTTTTCTTGGAACACGCAGTGCCTTGTGCAGTGTGGCTGGCTGTGCACTGGCAACACCCACCCCCAATCCCACCTTTCCAGTATATTGAATTTAGGTGCTTTATTCTCTGGAACACTACTGGTATCTTTAAACACAGCTTCTTGTGCTATTTCATTTTCACTGGTTGGCGTGTAAACAATGTCATCAGTTAAACTTAACAAGTTGCACTGCCTTCTTGCTAGCTGGCATCATTGTCTCTTTTTCCTGGGTAGCATTGGCATTGAATACATACAAAGCTGGGAAAAAATTGTAACATCGGGAAGGAGTTATGCAACATAAAGAAAAGCTGGTAGGTACATTTCTACATCTGATAGATGATGTCTAACAAAATTttgtatcaatataatagagggaaacattgcacgcgggaaaaatatatttaaaaacaaagattatgtgacttaccatacaaaagcactggcaggtcgatagaaacacaaacagacacatacatacacacaaaattcaagctttcgcaacaaactgttgcctcatcaggaaagagggaaggagagggaaagatgaaaggaagtgggttttaagggagagggtaaggagtcattccaatcccgggagtggaaagacttaccttagggggaaaaaaggacgggtatacactcgcacacacacacatatccatccacacatatacagacacaagcagacatttgtaaatgtctgcttgtgtctttccctctccttccccctttcctgatgaggcaacagtttgttgcgaaagcttgaattttgtgtgtatgtatgtgtctgtttgtgtttctatcgacctgccagcgctttcgtatggtaagtcacatcatctttgtttttaaatataaaattttgtatCAGTTGCACAAGAGTCACACctgtagtgccactatgaggatgcaaatcaggcttgcttGAAATACACTTTGTAATGGTCATGAGTGTTGGTTGCCTTTGAGATGGAACATGGTtaggtgatgttagtcaagaatgcctttaaggcaacaaagacatcATCATCAagacctcattgagtttgaatgaggttgtgtgacaggactatgagaagctggatgtttcttctgtgacactgcagaaagtcttggcaggaatgtagccactctacatgattgctggcagtggagGTCATGAAAATGTACAGTCACAAGATGACTGGGCTTCACACAGCCATGTGGCATtattgagagggaagaccatcatgtttggtGTATGGCTCTAGCACAacatactgtatctgcagcagcaatatgagcagcagttggcaccacagcaacacaacaaactgttacaaattggttacttaggGAAAGcactgagccagatgccctgtagcacgcattccactggccacaaaccaccaccatttgcgatttcagtggcgtcaagtgctcattggagggcagggtgcaggtccgttgtgttttctcatgatagttggttcagcctcggtgccagtgatggccgtgtgtcggttagGAGGGTGTTGGTTagcaggaggccagttgagggcctgcaacgaaCCTGTCTGCGTGCAAGACACACTGGACGTACATCTGCGAttttggggtgcgattttgtatgacagcaagagcactctgtgtttatcccaagcaccctgactgtaaatttgtacatcagtctggtgattcaacctgttgtgctgctattcgtgaacagcattcaaggggtgttttccagcaggataacacttgcccacgcagtgctgttgtaacccaacatgctgtacagagtgttgaTATGATGCCCttgcctgctcaatcaccagatctgtctccaatggagcacatatgggacatcatcgggtgacaactccagtgtcatccacatccAGCATTAATGGTCCCTGTATTGACAAACCAAGTGTAAGACACATGGAATTTCATACCACAAACTGATatctgacacctgtacaacacaatgcttgcatGTTTGCATGTTTGCGCTCAACATTCTGatggttataccggttattaattcATTGTCTGCCATTATGAAATTTGGACCATGCATTGCTATGCCACATTAAATGTAAatgtaagtgtcgtgtgactagggcctcccatcaggtagaccattcgctgggtgcaagtctttcgatttgatgccacttcggtgacttgcacattgatgaggatgaaatgatgatgattaggacaacacaacacccagcccctgagcggagaaaatctctgacccagccaggaattgaacccgggcccttaggattgacattctgccgcactgaccactcagctactgggggcagactaTGCCACAATGAAATCATGACTATTACTTCTGAAGCCAGTTTTGATTTTTTGAAACAGATGTCTTATTTTAAACATGTAGAATTACATTACTTGATAAAATGTCAATTTATTACTGATCTGGACTGATAAAAGGCGTGAGCCATATATGGCTCATATGgtccaacaacaacattttaatacAATTATAATCTGTGGCCACATGTGGCTCACATGATTTAAATCCACAATAGGTACAAAAAAGTCATTGTTCAAGAAATGATTCAAACACTTAGTTTTTACTTGGTCTGACACTAATGTTCATGAATAAAGATCTTAGAATATTGTACTTCTTCAATACAGCATTGTGAATGTCACTAAAACACTCATTACACATAAAACTGTCACATTTATTGCATTTAGTGCACACATTCTTCACTTTCTTAGCAGCATCATTTCTTTCTTCCGTTCTTCGCAAGCACTTATAACAGCCCAAACATCTTCTTTGACTGCTCTGCTTCGGTCACTCTACTGTCACAAGGCGATGGCAGTAATCTTCATGGAATGGTTGTGTGTTGCTTGTGGTTATGGGTCTTCGGCATTCAATAGCAGCAGAGTCAAGAGCTGCCTGAAAGGAATTATTTGTATGCGAGACTTGGATCCTTTGTTTCCCAACTTGTACAGCACTTGAACAtttacaacagatgttcaaaaaagGCCTTCAAAAACGATCTTTCTGTACCATTTAACTGTATGCTGAGCTCACCTGATTGGATACATCAATAAATAACTTGGTGGCATTGTAGTCCACGACTGCTTTGGGTTCCAAAACTTCCAcatcatttttacattttacagGCACCATATTATCGTTATGTTTGGTAGAAATAATCAAAGCACCCGATTTATCCTTCCATTTGATTATGGAGGGTTTTGTTTTGCTCTGTGAACGTGCTGTTTGCCCTTTTTTCAGTTTTGCAGATATTACAGTTTGTGGGTTATCTTTTCTGTTCTTCCTAAGAGTGCCAACAAGGTGGGTAGAGGTTTACATTAATTCTGTAGCCAATAATACACTACTGTACCAATTGTCACAATACAGTATCCTCCCATTGTGCAAAAAAGGGTCCAGTGACTCCATAACTACTTTTTGTGGAACACAAACACCTGTAGTTTGTTCTTTCCCAGCACGGACTTTGAGGTTCCATGTACAGCCATGTGGAAGGCAAAGTTGGGAGACTTTTACCCCATACCTATGCCTTATGTTGGGTACATATTTCCAAAATGATGGACGTCTTCTGAATGAAGGACAAATTGTGTCCTTGAATTTTGGTACTATCAGGTCTAAGAGAGGTTGGACTTTGTGGAGTTTATCCCCTTCAAGTGTAGTTTCATTCTTAGAAGTATGAAATAATTTGAGGAGTATTTCAAACCAATTATGTGACATAATGGAGCTAACCTTGTTAGAGTAAAGCATCGACTTGCTCCAATATAAAGCTAAATTTGGAAATTTTATCAAGCCCACCCATATTATAATGCCACAGAAACATTTTATCTCTGCTGTAtttgtttctttccattccattagCCCGGTATTGTGACTGAGCTGTTGAGAAGCaattttttgttttgcatatcGATTTGTTACAGCCACAGAAAACTCAAACATGTCATTATCAATGAAATGAAAAGATGCTTCAACTGATCAACATATACAAAACATCTTTCGATAAAGCATGGGGAAAACATGTAGGAAATATCTTTCCCTCTTCGGTAGCATGTGCCCATATCAGATCTATGACATTGGTAAGATTCCCATCTGGTGTTTCAGTGGCGTCGTTTTCGGAATTATAGCCATCATGTATAGCACTGACATCCACATCATTTTGGAACAATGGATGTTTTAAATAATTATGGTCTGTAGAGCAGGAAGGGTCTTGTGGGCCTAATGTATCTTGTGTAGAGTTACACTGAAAAGTATTATCTGGATTAGGCATATCACAAATATTCAATTCCTcaaagtcactatcttcatcatcaCTTTCAATAAACTTCTGTTGCTTTGTTCAGTCTCTAACACAATGTTCATTATCAGGCTCGTAATCAGGGTTGCTGTCTGTGTTATCAGAAATGTCACTTTCACAACTTGATAAGCTATCTTGCATAGCTGCATTCACTAGCTGTTGAAGTCCTTCAAAAGGTTGTCTTCTTTTGGCCATAATAATAAACTAGGAAATTAATCAAATACACAAATGAAACCTCAGCTAGCATACATGACAATCAGCAAAACTAACAAAAGACTACTATAGCTGAGTCGTTGTTAAGTATATCTCTGATGGCTGCAGTTAGGTATCAccaactgcaaaaatattgagtgcTGTGAACATGAGAGTGTTCAGTGGACCCACCGCTTTTAAATTCATAGTTGAAACGCAGCCTTAAACACAACTATGCATGTGAGCCAGTTATGGCTCACGCGGCCCACAGTACAATGTATACATGAACCAAATATGGCTCACATGGCAGTCAATatgttaatgtaccaacatttcacatttgcaatggcttctctcACATTTATATTACCCTGTGATCTTGCAGCGTTGCTCACTTGAACacattacccagacaaatgtactcctgaaatttcattactctacattaattattttatgttgCTGCAAATTTTTTTACATCAGTTTGTGAGTTTGTCTTCACTATGCAGCTGATATCTTTTGTTTCTTCTGTGGGTGATATTTAGAGAACTAATCATGACTTCTCCTTGGTGCATTGACTGCTAGTGGTTCTGGTATGAAGGCCCCTAGCAACACTGTTTGCTTTGGCTTTACGACCTTTTGATCTCATTGTAACTGCTTGCATTATATTTTCTTTTCTTGGACCAGTCTTCCAATCAGGTCATGGCTGATGTCTCTTTTGTACCATGACACCTGACCTCTTATTCTGATCTGAGTTAACTCATTGCTCCAATG
This region includes:
- the LOC126428053 gene encoding piggyBac transposable element-derived protein 4-like, with amino-acid sequence MFEFSVAVTNRYAKQKIASQQLSHNTGLMEWKETNTAEIKCFCGIIIWVGLIKFPNLALYWSKSMLYSNKVSSIMSHNWFEILLKLFHTSKNETTLEGDKLHKVQPLLDLIVPKFKDTICPSFRRRPSFWKYVPNIRHRYGVKVSQLCLPHGCTWNLKVRAGKEQTTGVCVPQKVVMESLDPFLHNGRILYCDNWKNRKDNPQTVISAKLKKGQTARSQSKTKPSIIKWKDKSGALIISTKHNDNMVPVKCKNDVEVLEPKAVVDYNATKLFIDVSNQVSSAYS